A window of candidate division KSB1 bacterium contains these coding sequences:
- the ftsA gene encoding cell division protein FtsA produces the protein MAQQDIIVGVDIGTTKIGCIIAEVSDTNTVKIIGVGNSESEGLRYGVVVDVDKTVKSIQTAIQRAEDMADVDVDTVFAGIAGDHIRSINGRGVVAVSGEGNEVTQEDVRRVVDAAKAVALPIDREIIHILPQEFMVDDMKGIRHPVGMKGVRLEAEVHIVTGAIASAQNIHRCIEKAGYEVADLVLEPLASSHSVLTDDEKELGCILIDIGGGTSDIAMFYEGCIRHTSVVALGGRNITNDLAIVLRTPIEEAERLKIKHGHCMHQDNERDKMITIPDVNKVSDRKISSGLLVDVIQPRVAEILTLAHEEIKKSDYINLMTTGVVLTGGGMLVAGTLEIAEDVFNMPVKMGVPQGFTGMIEEARTPQYATGVGLVQYAVKHQDEIKENLQNGNTGGFETIKKRFRRWFNTVSTI, from the coding sequence ATGGCACAACAGGATATTATCGTTGGTGTAGATATTGGCACCACAAAAATCGGCTGTATCATTGCCGAAGTGAGTGATACAAACACGGTCAAGATTATCGGTGTCGGCAACAGTGAATCCGAAGGTCTGCGCTATGGCGTGGTTGTGGATGTGGATAAAACCGTAAAGTCCATCCAGACCGCGATCCAGCGCGCCGAGGATATGGCTGATGTCGATGTGGATACTGTTTTCGCCGGCATCGCCGGTGATCATATTCGTAGTATCAACGGCCGCGGTGTGGTCGCCGTTTCCGGTGAAGGCAATGAAGTCACCCAGGAAGATGTGCGCCGGGTTGTGGATGCCGCCAAGGCGGTGGCTCTGCCCATTGACCGGGAGATTATTCATATATTGCCTCAGGAATTTATGGTTGATGATATGAAAGGCATTCGCCATCCGGTCGGCATGAAGGGCGTTCGTCTGGAAGCCGAAGTGCATATTGTAACCGGCGCCATCGCATCCGCGCAGAATATTCACCGCTGTATCGAAAAAGCCGGTTACGAAGTAGCCGACCTGGTGCTGGAACCGCTGGCGTCCAGTCATTCTGTTCTTACCGATGATGAAAAGGAACTGGGCTGCATCCTCATTGATATTGGCGGCGGCACCTCGGACATCGCCATGTTTTACGAAGGATGTATCCGGCATACGTCAGTCGTGGCTCTGGGCGGACGCAATATTACCAATGATCTGGCGATTGTGTTGCGCACTCCTATTGAAGAAGCGGAACGGCTTAAAATCAAACATGGCCATTGCATGCATCAGGATAACGAGCGTGACAAAATGATCACCATACCGGATGTGAACAAGGTGTCTGACCGCAAAATCTCTTCAGGGTTGCTGGTTGATGTCATCCAGCCGCGTGTGGCGGAGATATTGACGTTGGCTCATGAAGAAATCAAAAAATCAGATTACATCAATCTCATGACCACCGGTGTTGTTCTGACCGGCGGCGGTATGCTGGTTGCCGGTACATTGGAAATAGCAGAGGATGTTTTTAATATGCCGGTTAAAATGGGCGTGCCGCAGGGCTTTACCGGAATGATCGAGGAAGCGCGCACACCGCAGTATGCAACCGGTGTCGGCCTGGTCCAGTATGCAGTCAAGCATCAGGATGAGATTAAGGAGAATCTGCAGAACGGAAATACCGGCGGATTCGAAACCATCAAAAAACGATTCAGAAGATGGTTCAATACAGTGAGTACAATTTGA
- the murG gene encoding undecaprenyldiphospho-muramoylpentapeptide beta-N-acetylglucosaminyltransferase gives MTESRTYILAGGGTGGHLYPALAIAEMIKRNQPDCDIHFIGTARGVETRVVPKQGYPLHLIAVRGVARNRFWMNVSVPFRLLCSLVQSRNLLKQLNPVIVIGTGGYVSGPILYMAQAMNIPTLIQEQNSYPGITTRLLAKRADRVHLSFESSLNWLKRHDNCRITGNPVRRPAELSKQQARRAFGLHSDKLTVLIFGGSQGAHAVNQAVLEIIDPLIADEIQLIWGTGEADESMIRSSVSDKPVWLNAFIDDMPAAYRAADLAVTRAGAMTLAELAVNQIPSLLIPYPYAAADHQLNNAKALVEKGAAVVIEQKDLHSGLLLKNIKALLQDDQKRAAMAQRAGEMAFPDAAKDLYGSIQEVSKS, from the coding sequence ATGACTGAATCGCGGACATATATCCTCGCCGGCGGCGGCACAGGCGGGCATCTTTATCCGGCGCTGGCCATTGCAGAAATGATAAAACGCAATCAACCCGATTGTGATATTCATTTTATCGGCACGGCAAGAGGGGTGGAAACCCGGGTCGTGCCAAAGCAGGGTTACCCGCTGCATCTCATCGCAGTCCGCGGCGTCGCCCGAAATCGTTTCTGGATGAATGTCTCTGTTCCGTTTCGGCTGCTCTGCAGTCTGGTTCAAAGCCGCAACCTCTTGAAACAGCTGAACCCTGTCATTGTCATCGGGACCGGCGGTTACGTGAGCGGCCCGATTTTGTATATGGCGCAAGCCATGAATATCCCGACTCTGATCCAGGAACAAAACAGTTATCCCGGTATCACCACTCGACTGCTGGCCAAACGCGCGGATCGGGTGCATTTAAGTTTCGAGTCCTCTCTCAACTGGCTCAAGCGTCATGACAATTGTCGGATCACTGGAAATCCGGTCAGGCGGCCAGCTGAGCTGTCAAAGCAACAGGCCCGCCGGGCATTTGGACTGCACTCTGATAAACTGACCGTGCTGATTTTTGGTGGCAGTCAGGGTGCGCATGCCGTCAATCAGGCGGTGCTGGAAATTATTGATCCGCTTATTGCAGATGAGATTCAGCTCATCTGGGGAACCGGTGAGGCGGACGAATCCATGATCCGTTCATCTGTATCGGACAAACCGGTGTGGCTGAATGCGTTCATTGATGATATGCCCGCTGCTTATCGTGCTGCGGATCTGGCTGTGACCCGGGCCGGCGCGATGACACTGGCCGAACTGGCTGTGAATCAGATACCGTCACTGTTAATTCCGTATCCGTATGCTGCTGCCGATCATCAGCTGAATAACGCCAAAGCGCTGGTAGAAAAAGGCGCAGCTGTGGTCATCGAACAAAAAGATTTGCATTCAGGACTATTGCTGAAAAACATCAAAGCGCTGCTGCAGGATGACCAAAAACGAGCCGCAATGGCGCAACGGGCGGGGGAGATGGCCTTTCCCGATGCCGCAAAAGATTTGTATGGTTCTATTCAGGAGGTGAGTAAATCATGA
- a CDS encoding Wzz/FepE/Etk N-terminal domain-containing protein: MQNGQINGSEHKEWKLEDYLDLVLRRRWLILIVFVLVAGVTAFYALSRPEQYASSITFSN; this comes from the coding sequence ATGCAGAACGGTCAAATAAACGGTTCGGAACACAAGGAATGGAAGCTTGAGGATTATCTGGATCTGGTCCTCCGGCGGCGCTGGTTGATTTTGATTGTGTTTGTTCTTGTCGCCGGCGTGACCGCATTTTACGCCTTGTCCCGTCCTGAACAATATGCCTCGTCCATTACCTTTTCGAATTGA
- a CDS encoding SLBB domain-containing protein: protein MKLKCCVVFLLFLLFIAQPIASQDRIIKPGDSIEIMVYGHQELSRIVTVGADGSVDFPFMQNIPVDGMTIEELRRFMVAQLSKYLDGQPVVTVSFTESQLIRVSVLGYVHSPGTVQLPLSGTLQEAVSKAGGPLDGAKMDKVTLIRKEDGATKRREFNLVFLNLLGDMQQNPTLRDQDIVLVTGNPIFAGVKVIGAVNDPGIYDVFYGATVLDMIFKAGGLSEDADISAVRYVSPLKKRSREVRSICRNTTEYRTAMNCRW, encoded by the coding sequence ATGAAATTGAAATGTTGCGTCGTTTTTCTTTTATTTTTATTATTTATCGCTCAGCCCATCGCTTCGCAGGACCGGATCATCAAGCCGGGTGATTCTATTGAAATCATGGTCTACGGACACCAGGAATTAAGCCGCATCGTCACCGTGGGAGCGGACGGTTCTGTCGATTTTCCGTTCATGCAGAACATCCCGGTCGACGGCATGACCATAGAGGAACTGCGCCGCTTTATGGTTGCGCAGTTGTCAAAATACCTGGACGGCCAGCCCGTGGTCACGGTCAGCTTTACCGAAAGTCAGCTGATCCGGGTCAGTGTACTCGGATATGTACACAGTCCCGGCACCGTACAACTGCCGCTCAGCGGAACCCTGCAGGAAGCTGTCAGCAAAGCCGGCGGACCCCTCGATGGCGCCAAAATGGACAAAGTCACCCTGATTCGCAAAGAAGACGGCGCCACCAAACGCCGTGAATTCAATCTGGTGTTTCTGAATCTGCTCGGCGATATGCAGCAGAATCCCACGCTCCGGGATCAAGATATTGTCCTGGTCACCGGCAATCCCATATTCGCCGGCGTCAAGGTCATCGGAGCGGTCAATGATCCCGGCATCTATGACGTGTTTTACGGCGCCACGGTGCTGGACATGATCTTCAAAGCCGGCGGCTTGAGCGAAGACGCGGATATCAGCGCCGTGCGCTATGTCTCGCCGTTGAAAAAGCGCTCGCGCGAAGTCCGGTCAATTTGCAGGAATACTACCGAATACCGCACGGCTATGAACTGCCGGTGGTGA
- a CDS encoding cell division protein FtsQ/DivIB, whose amino-acid sequence MKTCQKSHNGLRPHLALMVTLIIAAVVINHMMIQAPAVKRTADINIRTAGTGQIRQNEQMPAAIQKSVLDNRKKTHDRETVLSRAVALFRTDRFYLIDKNGSILAPVDSVGFVDMPILSGQSLEIDSMSGVLTGPFISDALNFTRLLKTYPDLYAQCSEIIIDDEKGVVAFMDWDDVLPIILGSRDMERKLHKLDVLSRHVHTVPEIRKARYVALAYRRARCCKKEYIKESEANYGTTGYYRWCRYWHHKNRLYHCRSE is encoded by the coding sequence ATGAAAACATGTCAGAAATCCCATAACGGCCTGCGTCCTCATTTGGCCTTAATGGTCACGCTTATTATTGCGGCAGTTGTGATCAATCACATGATGATCCAGGCTCCTGCTGTGAAAAGAACTGCCGATATAAATATTCGGACAGCCGGAACCGGTCAGATTCGTCAAAATGAACAGATGCCGGCTGCCATACAAAAGAGCGTCCTGGATAACCGGAAAAAAACTCATGACCGTGAAACTGTTTTGTCCAGGGCCGTTGCGCTATTCAGAACCGACAGGTTTTATCTGATTGACAAAAACGGTTCAATTCTGGCTCCTGTGGATTCGGTCGGTTTTGTGGACATGCCTATTTTATCCGGCCAGTCACTGGAGATCGACTCGATGTCGGGCGTACTCACAGGACCATTTATCAGTGATGCGCTGAATTTTACAAGGTTGTTAAAAACCTATCCGGACCTGTATGCGCAGTGTTCCGAGATTATTATCGATGATGAAAAAGGTGTTGTAGCGTTTATGGATTGGGATGATGTGCTTCCGATTATTCTAGGGAGCCGGGATATGGAACGTAAACTACATAAACTCGATGTTTTATCCAGACATGTTCATACCGTGCCGGAAATTCGCAAAGCCCGTTATGTGGCACTTGCGTATCGCCGGGCGCGCTGTTGTAAAAAAGAATACATAAAGGAAAGTGAGGCCAATTATGGCACAACAGGATATTATCGTTGGTGTAGATATTGGCACCACAAAAATCGGCTGTATCATTGCCGAAGTGAGTGA
- a CDS encoding polysaccharide biosynthesis tyrosine autokinase — protein sequence MTQGQKAKIQAETGTGGVLIVSPAAMPGAPIPDNSTRNIMVGLILGLGLGLGLAFAMDYFDKSVRTIEDIERYTGKSVLGTIPDINRVRVKRSGSSKPSVPKNGHNGTTEHAYQLLPAIGSRNPLVEAYRSLRTDLQFVNVDEPLKSVMITSSVPGEGKTLTTANLAISYAELGKKVLIVDADMRKSMQHRIFSIEKSPGLSDWLARDDLAIDDVIQNSGISNLSIITAGTTPPNPAEMLDSQKMRQLVDELETKFELVLFDSPPLTVVSDPRIMSTRIKNVLLVVRADYTKYPAVQTAVNLVTNLDAKILGAILNGVGRSKGYGYYNYRYSYYNYSYYYSHDGGKKKNKSNRTKALKDKVTKSKV from the coding sequence ATCACACAGGGTCAAAAAGCCAAAATTCAGGCGGAAACCGGCACCGGCGGCGTCCTCATCGTCTCTCCGGCCGCCATGCCCGGCGCGCCCATTCCGGATAACAGCACCCGAAATATTATGGTCGGATTGATCCTCGGCCTCGGATTGGGACTGGGACTCGCCTTTGCCATGGATTATTTTGACAAATCCGTGCGCACCATAGAAGACATCGAACGCTATACCGGCAAGTCGGTGCTCGGAACCATCCCGGATATCAACCGGGTGCGCGTCAAACGCTCCGGTTCGTCAAAACCGTCCGTTCCGAAAAACGGCCACAACGGCACGACGGAGCATGCTTATCAGCTGCTGCCGGCTATCGGTTCACGCAATCCGCTTGTAGAAGCCTATCGCAGCTTGCGCACCGATCTGCAGTTTGTCAATGTGGACGAGCCGCTCAAAAGCGTCATGATCACCAGTTCGGTGCCCGGCGAGGGCAAAACGCTGACCACCGCCAATCTGGCTATTTCCTATGCGGAACTGGGCAAAAAAGTGCTCATTGTAGACGCCGATATGCGCAAGTCCATGCAGCACAGAATCTTTTCTATCGAAAAATCGCCCGGACTCTCGGACTGGCTGGCCCGCGATGATCTGGCCATCGATGACGTGATCCAAAACAGCGGCATCAGCAATCTGTCGATCATCACCGCCGGAACCACGCCGCCGAATCCCGCGGAAATGCTGGACAGTCAGAAAATGCGCCAATTGGTTGATGAACTGGAAACCAAATTTGAACTGGTGTTGTTCGATTCGCCGCCTCTGACCGTGGTCAGCGATCCGCGCATCATGTCCACCCGCATTAAAAATGTACTGCTGGTGGTGCGCGCCGATTATACCAAATATCCGGCCGTGCAGACCGCTGTCAATCTGGTTACCAATCTGGATGCAAAAATTCTCGGCGCCATCCTCAACGGCGTCGGACGCAGCAAAGGATACGGATATTACAATTACCGCTATTCGTATTACAATTACAGTTATTATTATTCGCATGACGGCGGCAAGAAAAAGAACAAAAGCAACCGTACAAAAGCCCTCAAAGACAAGGTGACAAAAAGCAAAGTATAA
- a CDS encoding cell division protein FtsZ — MERSQKGVEEFKPMVDTLIAVPNERLIQIVPKATPLNEGIRYADEILFSATKGISDLITIPGLINLDFADIVTVMHEAGDSLMGTAAIAGEERARIAAEQAITSPLLENVSISGARGLLVNITGGPDMTLHQVNDAASIIQEEAGPNANLILGAVIDPEIQDEIRITVIATGLTSEQKRHSQIALNRPKTDHSRYRTYDRREIPAIDRLDEINREKENVRKEKPQEPDPENGGNGMQKKSAFEREKELTQRNEQARITFVNSDQDSDEFNPDDLDIPACRRKRLNVLR, encoded by the coding sequence ATGGAACGTTCGCAAAAAGGTGTTGAAGAATTCAAACCCATGGTGGATACGCTGATTGCGGTGCCCAACGAACGCCTGATTCAGATTGTGCCCAAAGCCACACCGCTCAACGAGGGAATCCGCTACGCGGATGAAATTCTGTTCAGCGCCACAAAGGGTATTTCGGATCTGATTACCATTCCCGGACTGATCAATCTGGACTTTGCCGATATCGTTACCGTAATGCATGAAGCCGGTGACAGCCTGATGGGAACCGCAGCCATCGCCGGGGAAGAACGGGCGCGGATCGCTGCGGAACAGGCGATTACCAGCCCTCTGCTTGAAAATGTATCCATCAGCGGCGCGCGCGGACTGTTGGTGAATATCACCGGCGGACCGGATATGACCCTGCATCAGGTGAACGATGCCGCCAGCATTATACAGGAAGAAGCCGGACCCAATGCCAATCTGATTCTGGGCGCGGTCATTGATCCGGAAATACAGGATGAAATTCGTATCACCGTCATTGCAACCGGTCTGACTTCGGAACAAAAGCGGCATTCACAGATCGCTCTGAACCGGCCCAAAACCGACCACTCGCGTTACCGCACCTATGACCGCCGCGAGATTCCGGCTATTGACCGTCTCGATGAAATCAATCGCGAAAAGGAAAACGTGCGCAAAGAAAAACCACAGGAACCCGATCCTGAAAACGGCGGCAATGGGATGCAAAAAAAATCCGCGTTTGAACGCGAAAAAGAACTGACGCAACGCAACGAACAGGCCCGAATTACCTTTGTGAACAGTGACCAGGATTCGGATGAATTTAATCCCGATGACCTGGATATTCCGGCTTGCCGCCGCAAACGCTTGAACGTTTTAAGATAA
- a CDS encoding FtsW/RodA/SpoVE family cell cycle protein: MKVSNIDYILLFSVLILVILGAAAVYSASSYKADEDTRARLLRRAENVELSGHTELAASLRENAKTIDGTKYYMLRQVQKIVIGLLVMVIATFVDFKKWLGWSPLFYLVSLILLALLFTGLPIVVSHGEACRWLSIGGVTFQPSDFARYALILLLARFLVEYKDDLNDLKTYLIFWGVIAVVVAMVAMETDMGTAIMIALISILIFYLADVNFNYILATVTTMMTIGIFYLRIHPYMLKRIWHFMAQIVHQTEPSYQIKQSLIQLCLRRCHGCRCGEQFSKIRLFTGSL; encoded by the coding sequence ATGAAAGTCTCGAATATCGATTACATATTATTGTTCAGTGTGCTGATTCTGGTGATCCTCGGCGCTGCCGCGGTTTACTCGGCCAGCTCCTACAAAGCTGACGAGGATACACGCGCTCGTCTGCTCAGGCGGGCTGAAAACGTTGAATTGTCCGGACATACCGAATTGGCTGCATCTTTGCGGGAAAATGCCAAAACAATTGACGGCACCAAATACTATATGCTGCGCCAGGTTCAAAAAATTGTGATTGGCCTGCTTGTCATGGTCATTGCCACGTTTGTGGATTTCAAAAAATGGCTGGGATGGTCTCCCTTGTTTTACCTGGTCTCGCTGATCCTGCTGGCGCTGCTGTTTACCGGACTGCCCATTGTGGTTTCGCACGGCGAGGCCTGCCGCTGGCTGTCTATAGGCGGAGTTACGTTTCAGCCGTCCGATTTTGCCCGTTATGCGCTGATTCTGCTTTTGGCGCGGTTTCTGGTCGAGTACAAAGACGACCTAAATGATTTGAAAACCTATTTGATATTTTGGGGTGTGATCGCAGTTGTAGTCGCCATGGTCGCTATGGAAACGGACATGGGTACCGCCATAATGATCGCCCTGATTTCAATACTGATATTTTATCTGGCTGATGTCAATTTTAATTATATCCTGGCAACAGTCACCACCATGATGACCATCGGGATTTTCTATCTGCGGATTCATCCTTATATGCTCAAACGTATCTGGCATTTTATGGCCCAGATTGTTCATCAGACTGAACCGAGCTATCAAATCAAACAGTCGCTGATTCAGCTTTGCCTCCGGCGGTGTCATGGGTGTCGGTGTGGGGAACAGTTTTCAAAAATTCGACTTTTTACCGGAAGCCTATAA
- a CDS encoding FtsW/RodA/SpoVE family cell cycle protein, with protein sequence MGVGVGNSFQKFDFLPEAYKDMIFSIIGEELGLWGTLGTMGLFLIIFYRGMMIARHAPE encoded by the coding sequence ATGGGTGTCGGTGTGGGGAACAGTTTTCAAAAATTCGACTTTTTACCGGAAGCCTATAAAGATATGATTTTTTCTATTATTGGAGAAGAACTGGGTCTCTGGGGCACCCTGGGGACCATGGGGTTGTTTCTGATTATTTTTTATCGCGGCATGATGATCGCCCGGCATGCCCCCGAATGA
- the rpmB gene encoding 50S ribosomal protein L28 has protein sequence MSKKCEICGKGPSVGNNVSHAHNLNKRRWMPNLQKMRIKDGESTKRAFVCTRCLRSGKVMKAI, from the coding sequence ATGTCCAAAAAATGTGAAATATGCGGCAAAGGTCCGTCGGTCGGCAATAATGTCAGTCACGCTCACAATCTGAACAAACGCCGCTGGATGCCCAATTTGCAAAAGATGCGCATCAAGGACGGAGAGTCCACGAAACGCGCTTTTGTCTGTACGCGTTGTTTGCGTTCCGGCAAGGTGATGAAAGCGATCTGA